The DNA region CTTTCCGAGCCACCCCATCCGCAGCCGTCCGGTGACCGATGACAGCAGCCCCACACCGCGACCCTCCACCATGCGCGAGGCCAGCAGCAGTGCGGGGATCATCAGGATCAGCGGCAGCACCAGTGCGACGAGCAGCCACGGCCGGTCGAGGTCGAAGAACTGCGAGGTGGCGAGGAGCGTCTGCGATTCGACACCCCACCCGGGGACGAACATCGACACGATGGCCAACGGCACGATCACGATCACGAGGATCGCGACGTAGAGGGCGATGCCGACGAGTCCGGTCAGCAGCATGCGCCACCAGCGATACCGCGGACGCAGATGCGCCAGCCGATGATAGGCGACCTGATCGACATCAGGCGCGTCCGGCAGGGCGACGGGGCTTCCGGGGGCTTCAGGGCTTCCGGGGGCGACGGTGACGTCCTCGTTCCAGCTCATGCATCGATCCTCCCCCGTGCACCTGTGCGGCGCATCCACCCCCGGGACGATCTCGCTCCTACGGACTGTGCACACAGCATCGGAGGATGCGTGCGCACGCTTCCCGAAGGGGCGACTCCACGCCGTTCCGCACAATAGTCAGCATCCCCATGGCCGAAGTCACCATAATGGGGACATGACTGCTCCGCGCATCCTGGTCGTCGACGACGAACCCAACATCCGCGACCTGCTCTCCACGGGTCTCAGCTTCGCCGGATTCCAGGTGAAGACGGTCGCCAACGGCGCCGCCACGATCTCGGCCGTCCTCGAAGAGGAACCCGACCTCATCATCCTGGACGTCATGCTGCCCGACATGAACGGGTTCAGCGTGACCAAGCGCCTCCGCGGTGCGGGATTCACGGCGCCCATCCTGTTCCTCACGGCGAAGGACGGCACCGAGGACAAGATCGAGGGACTCAACGCGGGTGGCGACGACTACGTCACCAAGCCCTTCAGCCTCGACGAGATCGTCGCCAGGGCTCAGGCCATTCTCCGCCGTACGATGCAGGCCGACGAGGAGTCGATCATCCGCGCCGGCGAGCTGTCCATGGACCAGGACACGCACGACGTTCATGTCGGCAAGGAACCGATCGAGCTGAGCCCGACCGAGTTCAAGCTGCTGCGCTACCTGATGCTCAACCCCAACCGCGTGCTGTCGAAGGCGCAGATCCTCGACCACGTGTGGGAGTACGACTTCAACGGTGACGCCGGCATCGTCGAGAGTTACATCTCCTACCTGCGTCGCAAGATCGACCCGCACACCGAGGAGTCGCTCATCCAGACCAAGCGCGGCTTCGGCTACATGCTGAAGGTCGGCAAGACGGTCTGACGACCACCGCACCACCAACGACGCCGCCTCGCGGCGCAGCCGCCGCACCGGGGAGGACCGCATGGCGCACAAGCCCGATGCGGTCACCAGCTGGTGGCGGCGCATCAGCCTTCGGGCCAAGGTCACCGGCGTCACGGTGGCGGTGCTGGCGCTCGGGCTGCTCGTCGCGGGTATCGGCACGGTGCCGATCCTGCGCAACGCCCTGGTCGCGAACATCGATGCCCAGTTGCCCGCCCTGGTCTCGAGCGATCTCGTCGACCGCTACTTCGACACGGTGACGGTCGACGGCGTCACCACCTACAGCCCGCGCGATGAGCAGCCTCGAGACTTCTCCTTCGCGATCTACGATGCGACGGGTGAACTCCGCGCCACAGCACGAGGCACTTCAGGCCAGGCGCCTCTCTTCCCCTCGCAGTACTCGCTCGCGAAGGCGACCGCCAACACGGATCAGATCCCGCTCGAGATGACGGGAGCCGAAGGCGAGCTGTTCCACGCGGCGGTCGCCGTCGTCCCCTCGGAAGGCGGTGTCCTGCGCATCCAGTTGGTCGCTCTTCCTCTCGCACCCGCCGATCGCATCATCAGCCAGTACTTCGGCATCTACATCTCGATCGCCCTGATCACGATCCTGATCGCCGCACTGCTCACGCGCGGGCTCGTGACACTCACGTTCCGCAGGCTCGGTCAGGTCGAGGCCACCGCCATGTCGATCGCGGCCGGCGACTTCCGGCAGCGGCTGACCGACCTCGAGCCGACCACCGAGGTCGGCCGGCTGAACACCGCCATCAACACGATGCTCGACCGGGTCGATCGCTCGCTCGCACAGCGGGACCGCACCGTGCAGCACATGCGGCGCTTCATCGGCGATGCGAGCCACGAGCTGCGCACCCCCCTGGTGAGCGTGCGCGGCTACGCGGAGCTCTACCGCATGGGCGCGATCAAGGGCGAGGAGGACACGGCGCGGGCCATGGAGCGCATCGAGAAGGAAGCGATCAGGATGGGGGTCCTGGTGGAGGACCTCCTCGCTCTCGCCCGGCTCGACGAGGAGCGCGAACCGGAGATCGTCCCCCTCGACCTACGGCCGATCGCGCGGGATGCAGCGCTCGATCTGCGTGCCGCGGCCCCCGGCCGGACCGTGACGGTGATCGACCGCACCGCGGACAGCAAGACCGCGGTACCTTTGCACGAGATCCCACCGCTCCAACCGCCGCAGCCGCCGACGCCGCGAGGCCTCTCCCGAGCCACGCTCTCGCGTCTTCGCCGACGCCCACGGCAGCCGGACCAGACTCCCGCGATCGACTTCACCGAAGTTCCCGATCTGCCCGTGCGCACCCCGCCGATCGTGCTCGGCGAAGAGAACAAGGTCCGCCAGGTCGTCACGAATCTCCTGGGCAATGCGCGCCGCTTCTCCCCCGAGGACGGGCCGATCGAGCTCGTGGTCGACTCCGACCGGGCGGCCGGCACCGCGAGCATCGCGATCGTCGATCACGGCGAGGGCATCCCGCCGCAGATCCGGGAGCAGATCTTCGAACGCTTCTGGCGTGCCGACACCTCCCGCGCGCGGGAGACCGGAGGCTCCGGCCTCGGACTCGCGATCGTCGCGTCGATCCTGAAAGCGCTCCACGGCGGCGTCGATGTATCGGAGACTCCGGGTGGGGGTGCGACGTTCACTGTGACTCTCCCGCTCGCACCGGCGCGCGCCACGCCTGCGCATCTCCTCGAAGACACGCAGCCTCTGGATCGACTCGACCTGCCGTAGCGGCCGTTCCGACGCCGGGCGCTTTCTGCACCGCCTGCCCGGCTGCCCCGTTGCTCACAGCGCACGGGATGACAGCGACCCGGAGAGGATAAGGACGCCGACGCTCGCTTAGCCTCGGAACCCCTACGAGAAGGAGTTCCCATGTCTGTCTTCACCGTCGACACCGAGGCCGTCTACGCGGCCCACGGCGCCACCCGCGCAACGATCGAGCGCTTGCAGGGCGAGTCCGCGACTCTGATGGCGCAGCTCCGACAGCTGCAGTCGACGTGGTCCGGCACGGCATCCCATGCTTTCCAGACGTGCGCCGAGCAGTGGCAGGGCGCGCAGCTCCATGTGGAGCAGGTGCTCGAATCGATCGGAACGTCGCTCGGCGCGGTCGCGACCCAGTACGCAGACGCCGATCAGTACTCGGCCAGCCTGTTCCGCTGACGCACACGCGTATCGACGCAGAACGCCCCCGGCCGAAGCCGGGGGCGTTCTGTCATGAGAGCAGGATCAGAAGTCCATGCCACCCGACGGGTCACCCATGGGAGCAGCGGCCTTCTCCGGCTTGTCAGCGACGACGACCTCGGTGGTGAGGAACAGCGCCGCGATCGAGGCTGCGTTCTGCAGCGCCGAGCGGGTCACCTTCGCGGGGTCGATGATGCCGGCGCCGAACATGTCGACGTACTCGCCCGTAGCCGCGTTCAGGCCCTGGCCCGCGGGGAGCTCGGCGACCTTGTTCGCGACGACACCGGCCTCGAGACCGGCGTTCAGCGCGATCTGCTTCAGCGGAGCCTGGATCGCGACGCGGACGATGTTCGCGCCGGTCGCCTCGTCACCCGTGAGCGAGAGCGCGTCGAGCGCCTTCGTTCCGGACTGGATGAGCGCGACGCCACCACCGGGGACGATGCCCTCCTCGACGGCCGCCTTCGCGTTGCGGACAGCGTCCTCGATGCGGTGCTTGCGCTCCTTGAGCTCGACCTCGGTCGCGGCTCCGGCCTTGATGACGGCCACACCACCGGCGAGCTTCGCCAGGCGCTCCTGCAGCTTCTCGCGGTCGTAGTCGCTGTCGGTGTTCTCGATCTCGCGACGGATCTGCGTGACGCGACCCTCGATCTGGTCTGCCTCACCGGCACCCTCGACGATCGTGGTCTCGTCCTTGGTGACGATGACCTTGCGCGCACGACCCAGCAGGTCGAGCGTGGCGTTCTCGAGCTTGAGGCCGACCTCTTCGGTGATGACCTGTCCACCGGTGAGGATCGCGATGTCCTGCAGCTGCGCCTTGCGGCGGTCGCCGAAGCCGGGAGCCTTGACGGCGACCGACTTGAAGATGCCCTTGAGCTTGTTCAGGACGAGCGTCGCGAGAGCCTCGCCCTCGACGTCCTCGGCGATGATGACGAGCTCCTTGCCGTCCTGGATCACCTTGTCGACGATGGGCAGGAGGTCCTTGATGTTGGAGACCTTCTGGTTCGCGATGAGGATGTACGGGTCCTCGAAGACAGCCTCCTGGCGCTCCGGGTCCGTGACGAAGTACGGGTTCAGGTAGCCCTTGTCGAAGCGCATGCCCTCGGTGAGCTCGAGTTCGGTACCGAACGTCTGCGACTCCTCGACGGTGACGACGCCTTCCTTGCCGACCTTGTCGATCGCCTCGGCGATGAGCTCGCCGATCGCGGGGTCAGCAGCGGAGATGGAAGCCGTGGCAGCGATCTGCTCCTTCGAGTCGATCTCCTTGGCGCTGGCGAGCAGCTCCTCGGTGATCGCGGCGACGGCCTTCTCGATGCCGCGCTTGAGCGAGATGGGGTCGGCGCCGGCTGCGACGTTGCGCAGACCCTCGCGGACCAGAGCCTGAGCGAGGACCGTGGCGGTCGTGGTGCCATCACCTGCGACGTCGTCGGTCTTCTTGGCGACCTCCTTGACGAGCTCCGCGCCGATCTTCTCGTACGGGTCGTCCAGCTCGATCTCCTTGGCGATGGAGACACCGTCGTTCGTGATCGTGGGGGCTCCCCACTTCTTCTCGAGAACGACGTTGCGGCCACGCGGGCCGAGGGTGACCTTGACCGCGTCGGCGAGGATGTTCAGGCCGCGCTCGAGGCCGCGGCGGGCCTCCTCATCGAAAGCAATGATCTTTGCCATGAGTTTTTTCGTCCCTCCTGGACGTAGACGTTGGGTTTAGCACTCAGAGTAAGAGAGTGCTAACGCCATTCTGGCACTCGACACCTTCGAGTGCAAGCCGCCGGAGGAGTGGCGCACGCGGAGGTCAGGGGGCCGGGGTCTCCCCGGGCGTCTCGGGCGCGGAACTCGATCGATCGAGGCCGATCACCACCGTGAACTGCTTCAGACCGTCCTCCGTCTGACCGGAGTAATAGTCGCTCTGCTGCACGGCAGCGCCACCGAGGAGGTTCGCCAATCCGATCGCGGCGAGCTCATCCTCATCGTTGACGTAGAAGACGGTGGTGGTGGCGAAGTCCTGACTCGAGCTGTCTCCGGCGAAGACGATGTCCGGCGCCCATCCATTGTTGACGAGGACGTCCCGCATCTGCGTGTCGAGCCCCTCGTCCGGCGTGCCGTTGAGGATCATCACGGAGACCGAGGTGTCCACCACACCCGTCTCGACCGGAGTGGGGACCGGCGTGGACGCCGCCTCGGGAAAGAGCGAGATGCGCCCCATCACCACGAGGGAACCGAAGATCCCGGCGATGATGAGGACGAGGGCGGCGACGAAGGACCAGAGCAGCACGACCCAGCCGTTCATCCCCGGAGCTTCGGCGCGATGCGCTCCCACACGTCCGGAGGAACGGGGAACGTCATCGAAGCGATCGCGGGAGGGCTTGGACACCCCTCGATGCTAGCGTCACCTTCCTGGCATTCCGATCCGCGGCGCGGAACACCCGATTCGGGAAGCCGCCGACGGCTCTTCTCAGCCGACGAAACCCGGTGTGCGAGCCGAGCGCTGCCTGGCGCGTGAATCCCGGATGCGGCGCAGCCGCCGCACCAGCATCGGATCGTACTCCAGAGCGGCTTCCGACTCGATGAGCCGCCCGAGGAGCTGGTAATAGCGGGCCGAACTCATGCCCAGCTGGGCGCGGATGACTTCTTCCTTGGCTGAGCCGTGCCGCGGCCAGGCGACCTCGATGGCGAGGATCGCGCGATCGCGCTCCGTCAGGTCTCCGAGCATGACTCCAGGTTAGGACGCGACGGTCGAGGGAGACGTTCGCCACTCCCACCAGCCTCCGAGGGGATCGGCGGCGGCACGCACCCTCCCGTCGATGGCGACGACGAAGCCCGGCCAGTCGTCCGCATCCACCGACGGCACCCAGACGTCGAGCACTCCCGGCGGATCGATCGTGATCCAGCGGGCGTCCAGCGCTGCTATGCGGGCGACCAGCGCGTTCCGCTGCGCTCGCGGGATGTGCACCAGCACTCCGGGCGTGGTGATGACGAGCGTGGCATTCCCAGGCGCGGCAGCCGCCAGGGCATCGATGCGTTCCAGAGCGTCTCCGACGAGGAGCAGTGCGGGATCGGAGGCCGCGATCTCGAGCGCAGCATCGATCCGCTGCTCCCGTCTCTCCTCACCCGGCCACACGAGTCCCCGCAGCCATCCCCGGTCACGTGGGTCGGCCGCGTCGAGCGGCGCCAGATCGATGCCCGCCCGCCACGCCACCTGCGGCATCCGCAGCGGGGGCATCGCGCCGGTCACCCGGCTCTCCAGCACGACGGTCGACGGTCCCTCCACGGGATCAAGGCCGACGCGGAGCGCACCCTCTTCATCGACGAAGCGGTACGAGTACCTGTCGGGATAGAGACACAGCCCGGCGGAGGCTCCGATCTCGAGCAACGCGATCGGACCCTCGATCTCGGACAGCACGGGAAGCAGCGCGGCGAGGCGCAGCGGTTCGTTCGTCTGCAGGCTGCGACGGCCGCATTCCGCCACCACCTCGTCGGCGTTGCGCAGCACGAAGTCCCGCCACTGCGGATAACCGGCGAGCTCGGCCCCAAGCAGACGGGTGACGGCGAACACGAGGGGCGGCTGCCTCCGGGTCTCGGGAATCCGCAGCAGGATGCGCCTCACCTCGACATCGGCCGCCACGCCGGCCGCCCATTCCGCGTACAGCGCGCTGCGGCCGGGGGCCTCGTCACGGGCGAATCGTGCGTAACGTTCCTGCTCGGCATCCGTCATGCGTCCATTCTGACCCGGAGCACCCGATACCCCGTCGCACGGGGGAGAATGGACGGGACTCAGGAGGACACATGTCGTACAGCGTGGACAAGACCGAAGAAGAATGGCGCGAGGAGCTCGGCGAAGAGCAGTACGCGGTGCTGCGCCAGGCCGCGACCGAGCGGGCCTGGACCGGCGAGCTGCTCGATGAGGAGCGGGCGGGCCTGTACACCTGTGGCGCATGCGATGCCGAACTCTTCAAGAGCGGCACGAAGTTCGACTCCGGATGCGGATGGCCGAGCTTCTACGAGTCGATCCGCCCCGATGCGGTCGAACTCATCGAGGACGACAGCCTCGGGATGGTGCGCACCGAGGTGCGCTGCGCCAACTGCGGATCGCACCTCGGCCATGTCTTCCCCGACGGATTCGGCACGCCGACCGGCGACCGCTACTGCATGAACTCGATCGCACTGAACTTCACTCCCGAAGCCTCGTGAGCGCCCTCGACGCTGTCCTGGCACGGCAGTCCTGGTCGAAGGTCGAAGACACCGCCCCGACTCGCGACGAACTTCTCACGTTCATTTCGGCGGCCGGCCGTGTGGCCGATCATTCTTCTCTGCGCCCCTGGCGGCTGATCGAACTCCGCGGCGCGGATCGCGAGGTGCTGGGCGCGGCGATCGCCGAAGCCCAGGGCGACTCCTCGCCCTCGTCGAAGCCGCTTCGTGCCCCTCTGCTCATCGCCGTCGTCGCCAGTTACCGGAAGAGCGAGAAGGTACCCCGTTGGGAACAGGAGGCCGTCGCCTCCGGTGTCGCCCACATGCTGAGCTTGCTCCTCGACGAAGCGGGGTGGGGCGTCATCTGGCGCACCGGCCACTACACGCGCGCGAAGGCGGTCGCCAGAGCTCACGGCCTCGCCGAGAACGAGGAGCTCCTCGGCTGGCTGTATGTGGGAGGCAAGCCCGAAGACAAGAAGCCCGGTCGACGCAAGCCCATAGATGCACGCGCGCTCGTCACGCGCATGCCGCAGGCGAATGCCGAGAATGCCCCGAAGACGGCGACGAACACCGAGAAGGTGAAGAAGGTGAAGAAGGTGAAGAACGCCAAGAAAGCGAAGAAGGCGAAGAAGGCCGAGAAGAAGTAACCCTTCAGCGGCGACGCGGCCACGGGACCGCGACCACCACCGACGCGACGGCCACGACGACCATCGCGAGCACCTGCCAGAGCGCTGGTCCGGCCGCGGGCGGCCACATGAGGTCGATCACGACCGACGTGACCAATTGCCCGAGCACCGACCCCAGGCCCATGAGCAGCACCCCGGTCTGCGCCACGATGAACGTGCCGAGGAGGATGTAGGAGGCACCCAGGAACCCTCCGAGGTACAGCCAGGGCTCGGTGGGAAGCCCCGCCGGTGCGCCGCGGAACGCGATGCTCACCCCGGATGCCAGGGCGAGCACCACGGTGCCGGCGATGAAGCTCATCAGAGTGGCGGCGAGGGGCGAACGCGCCCGCTGGGCCAGGCGCCCGTTGGTCGCTGCCTGCCAGGCGATCCCGACACCCGCGGCGAACGGGAGCAGCAGCATCCACAGCGGCGCGGTGGCCAGCACGTCGCCGGAGAGCGAGATGCCGACCGCGGCGAGCGCGAGCAGCCCCCCGAGCACCCGCCCTGGCGTGACCGCCACGACTCCTGCGGGCCCGAATCCGATCCGATCGAGCACGAGGCCGTGAACGGTCTGCCCCGCCACCACACCGACGGTGAACAGGGAGACGCCGAGCACACCGGCGGTGAGACCTTGCGTCGAGACGGTGAGTGCGCCACACGCTCCCCCGAGCAGCATCCAGACGGGGATCGTCTGGTGTCGGATGCCGCTCCACAGGCGTGCGACGCCTCGCCGAGCCGACGGGAGGGCGGAGATCACGACGGCGAGCGCCACGAGTCCCACGGAGAACGAGAGGAAGCCGGCGACGATCCCATCGTCGACGCGCACACCGAGCACCCCGTTGATCCGCGCCTGGATCGCCGTCATGACACCGATCGCGACCGCTCCTCCGAGGGCCAGCGGAGCGGGAAGTCGACGGGTCTCTGGCACCTGTCGACCCTACCCGAGCGCTCGCCCGCTCCTCTCTCCGTGAATGTCCGAGGCCGGGACTACGCTGGCGGCATGTGCGCGAGCTACGGACTCGATCCCCGATTCACCGATGCCGAACTCCTCGCCGCCGCCGACGATGCGGTGCTCGAGGGCCTCCGCGTGTGGGCGCAGGAGAACGCCGGCGAGACCGTCCGACCGACGGGCAAGAACCTGCGCAACCTCAACCCGCTGATCGTGCAGCCAGATACCGCCCCGACCCTCGAACCCGCGTGGTGGGGGTTCCTCGTCGACGGCGAGCCGGCGAAATTCCCCTCGATCAACACCCGCTCGGAGCGGCTGCAGGAGCGTCCGGGCGGGGCGAAGTCGAGAGCGATCGTCCCCGCGACGAGCTGGTACGAGATGCAGAAGCCGTCTCGGCAGTGGAACGAGTTCATCGTCGACGACGGCACTCTGTTCGGCATGGCTGCGGTCACGCAGCGCGGCCGCACGGCCGACGGCGAGTGGTTCACGTGCTATTCCATCGTGATGCGTCCCGCTCCCCCTCACCTCGTCGACCTGCACGACCGGATGCCCCTCCTCGTTCCGTCCACCCTGAGCCATGACTGGCTGACCGCACCGGCGTCGCGGGAGATCATCGACGAGGCCGTCATCGCTTCAGACGAGATGGCCGCGCGGGTGCAGGCTCGCCCTCGCGCCTGACCCTCTGATGTCCCACGCGGGTCGGACACTTCGCCGTCAGATGTGTACCTGAGGGGGACGCGCGACACCCGGGGCGCTCCGTAACGTTGTGCCCATGATCACAGCAGAAGGCCTCACGAAGAGGTTCGGAGACAAGACCGCCGTCGACGACGTGTCGTTCACGGTCAAGCCGGGCAGCGTCACCGGCTTCCTCGGCCCGAACGGCGCCGGGAAGTCGACCACCATGCGGATGATCGTCGGCCTCGACCGCCCGACGTCGGGGCGTGCCACCATCGCCGGACGCGAGTACCGCAAGCTCCGCGCACCTCTCACCGAAGTCGGTGTCCTCCTCGACGCCAAGGCGGTGCACACCGGTCGCACCGCTCGCAACCACCTCCGCGCCATGGCCGCGACACACGGCATCCCCTCCTCCCGAGTCGATGAGGTCATCGACCTTGCGGGCATCGGGTCGGTGGCACGTAAACGCGCGGGCGGATTCTCGCTCGGAATGGGGCAGCGCCTCGGCATCGCTTCGGCACTGCTCGGCGACCCGCACACGCTGATCCTCGACGAGCCGGTGAACGGCCTCGACCCCGAGGGGGTGCGCTGGGTGCGCCAGTTCGTCCGTCACGTGGCATCAGAGGGGCGCACCGTGCTGCTCTCGAGCCACCTGATGAGTGAGATGGCGCAGACCGCCGACCACGTCATCGTGATGGGCCGCGGTCGGGTGCTCGCGGATGCCCCGCTCGCGGAGCTCGTGCGCTCCTGGACTCGGAACACGGTGCGGGTCCGCACACCGAGACCAGCCGACCTGGCTGCCGCCGTCGGAGGGCCGGAGGTGGAGATCGTGAGCTCGGCTCCCGATCTGCTCGACATCGTGGGGCTGCCCGCCGCGCGGATCGGCGATCTGGCCGCCGACCGCGGCATCCCGCTCCACGAACTCACCCCGACCACCGGATCACTCGAAGACGCCTATCTCGCCCTCACCGGCGACTCCGTCGAGTACCGCACCAAGGAGATCTCATGACCACGACACAGGCTCCCGCTCCCACGCGGACACGCGTCGACACCGGTCGTCGGCTGACGTTCATGCGCGCACTGCGCGGCGAGTGGATCAAGCTCGCCACCCTGCGCTCGACGTGGTGGTCGATCGGCATCACCGCCGCCCTCACGGTCGGCATCGCCGTGCTCATCGCCCTCGCTGTCGATGTGCCGGACTTCAGCCCGATCCAGGCCGTGGTCATGCCGATCCAGTTCACGATGCTGCTCGCCGGCATCATCGGCGCGATCTCGGTCACCGGTGAGTACTCGACGGGGATGATCCGTTCGACGCTCACTGCGAACCCGATTCGCGGTTCGGTGCTGGCCGCGAAGTCGACGGTGCTGGCACTGTTCCTGTTCGTCTCGTCGCTGGTGATCTTCGTCGTCTCCGCGGTGGCCGTCTCCCTCATCGTCGCCCCGCGTGACCAGGGCATCGACTGGTCGGACCCGACAGCATCGGTGCTTCCGATCGTGGTGGCTTCCTTGTCGATGGCCGTCTTCGCGCTCATCGGCGTCGCGTTCGGATTCGTCCTGCGCTCCGGTGCGGGCGCCATCGCCGCAACCGTCGGTGTGCTGTTCGTCCTGCCGATCGTGGCGAACTTCTTCTCCTTCGCCGGAGAGACGTGGGCATGGGTCCTGCAGGCCGCCGCCTACCTTCCGGACGCCGCCGCACGGAGTGCGATCATGCCCGGAGCCGGTGCCGCGCTCGACGCTCCGGTTGCGTTCCTGACGCTGGGCTGCTGGGTCGTGGGTGGTGCCGCCGTCGCGTGGGGCGTGCTGCGCACCCGCGACGCGTAAAGTCGGCCTGTGAGCAGAACGCGAAGCCGCAGCGACTCGGTCCGCGAGGACGAGGAGCTGCGGCTTCCGCGCGCCCCGGGCCTGTTCCGACGGTTCTGGGCCCGCCATCCGCTGTTCGCCGACATCCTGCTCGCGCTGATCTGCCTGTTCCTATCCCTCGCCCCCGCCGCGCCGTACCCCAACACCTCGCTCCCGGAGGGCACATACATCGCCATCAACATCGCGACGTTGGTGATGGTCGCGATCGGATGCAGCACTCTGCTCTGGCGTCGACGGGCACCCCTGGGTCCCTTCGTCGCTGCGGTGATCCTGGGGACCGTCGGACTGTTCACAGGCATGTCCGGAGGCATCGTCCTCCTGCTCGTCGCCTGCTACGGCGTGGCGGTCTACAGATCGGCGCGTCTGGCCTGGATCTGTTACGGGATCGGTGCCGCTTGGTTCCTCGGACTCACCACGATCCTCATGCTGACCGGCACGACCCTGCTCCAGGTCGGCATCGATACCGCCCTCGGCTACGTCGCGCTCGGGCTCATCGGCACGCTCGTCGGGGTCAATGTGGGCGGCCGCAAGCGCTATCTCCTCGCCATCATCGACCGATCCCGTCAACTCCTGATCGAGCGCGATCAGCAGGCGCAACTCGCCGCCGCCTCGGAACGCGCCCGCATCGCACGGGAGATGCACGATATCGTCTCCCACTCCCTCACCGTGATCGTCGCACTGTCCGAAGGGGCGGCCGCCACCCCCGATCGGGAACAGGCCCGGAGGGCTGCGGTATCCGTCGCGGACACCGCCAGAGGCGCTCTCACCGAGATGCGTTCGATGCTCGGTGTGCTGCGCGACGACGAATCGCCGCTGCCCCTGGCGCCGATGCAACCCGTACCCGCGCGTGACACCGTGGAGACGGCTCAGCGCGCGGGCTACCCGGCGACGCTCACCGTCATCGGGCAGGCCGATGTCTCCCCCGCCGTCGCGCATGCGATCGGCAGGATCGTGCAGGAGGGCGTGACCAACGCCATGCGCCACGCCC from Microbacterium sp. SY138 includes:
- a CDS encoding nitroreductase family protein, with translation MSALDAVLARQSWSKVEDTAPTRDELLTFISAAGRVADHSSLRPWRLIELRGADREVLGAAIAEAQGDSSPSSKPLRAPLLIAVVASYRKSEKVPRWEQEAVASGVAHMLSLLLDEAGWGVIWRTGHYTRAKAVARAHGLAENEELLGWLYVGGKPEDKKPGRRKPIDARALVTRMPQANAENAPKTATNTEKVKKVKKVKNAKKAKKAKKAEKK
- a CDS encoding DUF2332 domain-containing protein; this encodes MTDAEQERYARFARDEAPGRSALYAEWAAGVAADVEVRRILLRIPETRRQPPLVFAVTRLLGAELAGYPQWRDFVLRNADEVVAECGRRSLQTNEPLRLAALLPVLSEIEGPIALLEIGASAGLCLYPDRYSYRFVDEEGALRVGLDPVEGPSTVVLESRVTGAMPPLRMPQVAWRAGIDLAPLDAADPRDRGWLRGLVWPGEERREQRIDAALEIAASDPALLLVGDALERIDALAAAAPGNATLVITTPGVLVHIPRAQRNALVARIAALDARWITIDPPGVLDVWVPSVDADDWPGFVVAIDGRVRAAADPLGGWWEWRTSPSTVAS
- a CDS encoding response regulator transcription factor — translated: MTAPRILVVDDEPNIRDLLSTGLSFAGFQVKTVANGAATISAVLEEEPDLIILDVMLPDMNGFSVTKRLRGAGFTAPILFLTAKDGTEDKIEGLNAGGDDYVTKPFSLDEIVARAQAILRRTMQADEESIIRAGELSMDQDTHDVHVGKEPIELSPTEFKLLRYLMLNPNRVLSKAQILDHVWEYDFNGDAGIVESYISYLRRKIDPHTEESLIQTKRGFGYMLKVGKTV
- a CDS encoding WXG100 family type VII secretion target, which gives rise to MSVFTVDTEAVYAAHGATRATIERLQGESATLMAQLRQLQSTWSGTASHAFQTCAEQWQGAQLHVEQVLESIGTSLGAVATQYADADQYSASLFR
- a CDS encoding DUF3263 domain-containing protein, yielding MLGDLTERDRAILAIEVAWPRHGSAKEEVIRAQLGMSSARYYQLLGRLIESEAALEYDPMLVRRLRRIRDSRARQRSARTPGFVG
- the msrB gene encoding peptide-methionine (R)-S-oxide reductase MsrB: MSYSVDKTEEEWREELGEEQYAVLRQAATERAWTGELLDEERAGLYTCGACDAELFKSGTKFDSGCGWPSFYESIRPDAVELIEDDSLGMVRTEVRCANCGSHLGHVFPDGFGTPTGDRYCMNSIALNFTPEAS
- the groL gene encoding chaperonin GroEL (60 kDa chaperone family; promotes refolding of misfolded polypeptides especially under stressful conditions; forms two stacked rings of heptamers to form a barrel-shaped 14mer; ends can be capped by GroES; misfolded proteins enter the barrel where they are refolded when GroES binds) translates to MAKIIAFDEEARRGLERGLNILADAVKVTLGPRGRNVVLEKKWGAPTITNDGVSIAKEIELDDPYEKIGAELVKEVAKKTDDVAGDGTTTATVLAQALVREGLRNVAAGADPISLKRGIEKAVAAITEELLASAKEIDSKEQIAATASISAADPAIGELIAEAIDKVGKEGVVTVEESQTFGTELELTEGMRFDKGYLNPYFVTDPERQEAVFEDPYILIANQKVSNIKDLLPIVDKVIQDGKELVIIAEDVEGEALATLVLNKLKGIFKSVAVKAPGFGDRRKAQLQDIAILTGGQVITEEVGLKLENATLDLLGRARKVIVTKDETTIVEGAGEADQIEGRVTQIRREIENTDSDYDREKLQERLAKLAGGVAVIKAGAATEVELKERKHRIEDAVRNAKAAVEEGIVPGGGVALIQSGTKALDALSLTGDEATGANIVRVAIQAPLKQIALNAGLEAGVVANKVAELPAGQGLNAATGEYVDMFGAGIIDPAKVTRSALQNAASIAALFLTTEVVVADKPEKAAAPMGDPSGGMDF
- a CDS encoding LytR C-terminal domain-containing protein; the protein is MSKPSRDRFDDVPRSSGRVGAHRAEAPGMNGWVVLLWSFVAALVLIIAGIFGSLVVMGRISLFPEAASTPVPTPVETGVVDTSVSVMILNGTPDEGLDTQMRDVLVNNGWAPDIVFAGDSSSQDFATTTVFYVNDEDELAAIGLANLLGGAAVQQSDYYSGQTEDGLKQFTVVIGLDRSSSAPETPGETPAP
- a CDS encoding ATP-binding protein, encoding MAHKPDAVTSWWRRISLRAKVTGVTVAVLALGLLVAGIGTVPILRNALVANIDAQLPALVSSDLVDRYFDTVTVDGVTTYSPRDEQPRDFSFAIYDATGELRATARGTSGQAPLFPSQYSLAKATANTDQIPLEMTGAEGELFHAAVAVVPSEGGVLRIQLVALPLAPADRIISQYFGIYISIALITILIAALLTRGLVTLTFRRLGQVEATAMSIAAGDFRQRLTDLEPTTEVGRLNTAINTMLDRVDRSLAQRDRTVQHMRRFIGDASHELRTPLVSVRGYAELYRMGAIKGEEDTARAMERIEKEAIRMGVLVEDLLALARLDEEREPEIVPLDLRPIARDAALDLRAAAPGRTVTVIDRTADSKTAVPLHEIPPLQPPQPPTPRGLSRATLSRLRRRPRQPDQTPAIDFTEVPDLPVRTPPIVLGEENKVRQVVTNLLGNARRFSPEDGPIELVVDSDRAAGTASIAIVDHGEGIPPQIREQIFERFWRADTSRARETGGSGLGLAIVASILKALHGGVDVSETPGGGATFTVTLPLAPARATPAHLLEDTQPLDRLDLP